Proteins encoded in a region of the Treponema sp. J25 genome:
- a CDS encoding adenylate kinase, which yields MNLIFLGPPGAGKGTLAARAVEILGIPQISTGAIFRAAIAAKTPLGLKVKAIIDEGKLVDDETTVALVRERLSQEDTKKGYILDGFPRTIAQAEALATFSKIDKVVNFDIPDAAVIERLSGRRVCKNCGANYHVLFQKPKKEGICDSCGGELYIRDDDRSEAIQKRLEVYRAQTAPLIEYYRQKGLLVDVDARPAVEVVEENFKKALGLR from the coding sequence ATGAATCTTATATTTTTAGGTCCCCCGGGGGCAGGAAAAGGAACATTAGCCGCCCGGGCGGTAGAAATTTTGGGGATCCCCCAAATCTCTACAGGAGCGATCTTTCGGGCCGCCATTGCAGCCAAAACACCCCTGGGACTTAAGGTAAAGGCGATTATCGATGAGGGGAAACTCGTAGACGATGAGACAACCGTGGCCCTCGTGCGGGAACGGCTCAGTCAGGAGGATACGAAAAAAGGGTATATCCTCGATGGGTTTCCCCGGACCATTGCCCAGGCAGAGGCCCTTGCCACCTTTTCTAAAATTGATAAGGTCGTCAATTTTGATATTCCCGATGCGGCGGTAATCGAGCGGCTTTCGGGTCGGCGGGTATGTAAAAACTGCGGAGCCAATTACCACGTCCTGTTTCAGAAACCCAAAAAAGAGGGGATCTGCGATAGCTGTGGAGGAGAGCTCTACATTCGTGATGATGATCGGAGCGAGGCCATCCAGAAACGCCTCGAGGTATATCGGGCCCAGACGGCTCCTCTTATCGAGTACTATCGTCAAAAAGGTCTCCTGGTCGATGTGGATGCCCGTCCTGCGGTAGAAGTGGTGGAAGAAAACTTCAAAAAAGCCCTGGGTTTACGGTGA
- a CDS encoding ABC transporter substrate-binding protein, translated as MKQIDGSLHKGLTILFLGLGLLMVEACTQREGRAPSEPRIGIAKIVSHPALDALEKGVVEEISAAFPKAQLDVQNANGEPATATQIAQKFKMDKVDVAVGIATPTAMALANVIKDRPVIYSAVTDPVAAGLVESFDKGGEHITGTSDLPPLEAQIDTLLAIAPNVKRIGHIYNAGEANSVTTAERSRAYCEKKGIDFVTATVSNSAEVSQALQSLIGRVDGIYLSTDNTVFSAISTVADICLKNKLPLVSADPSSAEQVPVLAAVGFNYYEMGKATGRIVVEVLRGKKPSEIPTYFARDPKEQALVLNLDVAKALGLTIPEDLVQRASLVLGSR; from the coding sequence ATGAAACAAATCGATGGGTCCCTGCACAAAGGACTGACTATTCTTTTTTTAGGATTAGGTCTCCTCATGGTCGAGGCTTGTACGCAGCGTGAAGGTCGGGCTCCTTCCGAACCCCGCATTGGAATTGCTAAGATTGTTTCCCATCCCGCTCTGGATGCTTTGGAAAAGGGTGTTGTTGAAGAAATATCTGCCGCCTTCCCGAAGGCCCAGCTTGATGTGCAAAATGCTAACGGAGAGCCCGCCACGGCTACCCAGATTGCTCAAAAATTCAAGATGGATAAGGTGGATGTGGCTGTCGGTATTGCTACTCCTACCGCCATGGCCTTGGCAAATGTGATAAAGGACCGGCCTGTTATCTATTCAGCCGTTACTGACCCCGTGGCGGCGGGCCTCGTAGAAAGTTTTGATAAGGGAGGGGAGCATATCACGGGAACCTCCGATCTACCCCCCTTGGAAGCCCAGATTGATACGCTTCTTGCCATTGCCCCGAATGTTAAGCGAATCGGTCATATCTACAATGCCGGCGAAGCCAATTCGGTAACCACCGCAGAGCGCTCCCGGGCCTACTGTGAAAAAAAGGGCATCGACTTTGTGACCGCCACGGTTTCCAATTCAGCCGAAGTATCCCAGGCCTTGCAGTCCCTTATAGGAAGGGTCGATGGAATTTATCTTTCTACGGATAATACGGTCTTCTCTGCCATTTCCACCGTGGCGGATATCTGTTTAAAAAATAAGCTGCCCCTGGTTTCCGCCGATCCCAGTTCGGCAGAACAGGTCCCTGTTCTCGCGGCGGTGGGCTTTAATTATTATGAAATGGGAAAAGCTACTGGTCGCATCGTGGTAGAGGTGCTACGGGGTAAAAAACCCAGCGAGATCCCCACCTATTTTGCCCGGGACCCTAAAGAGCAGGCCCTGGTTCTTAATCTTGATGTGGCAAAAGCCCTGGGACTTACTATCCCGGAGGATCTGGTACAACGGGCTTCTCTTGTGCTAGGCTCCCGGTAA
- a CDS encoding ABC transporter permease, which yields MIEAIIVEGLVYGILAIGVFISFRVLDFPDLTVEGSFPLGAAVAAAAVVGKTPFFMAAALALLAGALAGIGTALIHTRFRVPPLLAGIVMMTALYSVNLRVMGGRSNIQLIGHRPLIEFSTTWIPGLPADVGEALFFVVVVGLFIGLLDLFFHTELGLTMGALGDNEQMVIASASNPDTIKLIGVALSNSLVAFAGALASQHHGFADVNLGAGVVALGLASVMLGEILFRSNRIGAQLVRVVLGALLFKAIMFAARYYGYVAGITPNDLRLLTALMIILSLAIGRWKNRSLDRRSYRRSRSGFVPLLREEGNISLGREPGKSGEGPFMRKGSSSGTKGAQDD from the coding sequence ATGATTGAGGCTATTATTGTCGAAGGACTCGTATACGGCATTCTTGCGATTGGTGTTTTTATTAGCTTTCGGGTGCTGGACTTCCCCGATCTCACCGTAGAAGGTTCCTTTCCTCTCGGCGCGGCGGTTGCCGCTGCCGCAGTGGTGGGAAAGACCCCCTTTTTTATGGCGGCGGCCCTTGCTCTTCTTGCAGGGGCCCTGGCAGGTATAGGGACAGCGCTCATCCATACCCGCTTTCGGGTGCCCCCTCTTTTGGCGGGTATTGTTATGATGACGGCCCTCTATTCTGTCAATTTGAGAGTGATGGGGGGCCGATCTAACATTCAGTTGATTGGCCATCGTCCCTTGATAGAGTTTAGTACTACGTGGATCCCTGGGCTTCCTGCTGACGTAGGGGAGGCCCTCTTTTTCGTGGTGGTGGTAGGGCTTTTCATTGGGCTCCTTGACCTGTTTTTTCATACCGAACTCGGACTTACCATGGGGGCCCTGGGAGATAATGAGCAGATGGTCATTGCCTCCGCCTCGAATCCCGACACGATAAAACTCATTGGGGTTGCCCTTTCGAATTCCCTGGTGGCCTTTGCGGGCGCCCTGGCAAGCCAGCATCACGGCTTTGCCGATGTAAACCTGGGAGCAGGGGTGGTTGCCCTGGGGCTTGCCTCGGTGATGCTGGGGGAGATTCTTTTTCGGAGTAACCGAATCGGAGCCCAGCTAGTACGGGTAGTGCTGGGAGCCCTCTTGTTTAAGGCCATCATGTTTGCCGCCCGTTACTATGGGTATGTGGCGGGGATCACCCCCAATGACCTAAGACTTCTGACGGCTCTGATGATTATTCTTTCGCTGGCGATTGGTAGATGGAAAAACCGTTCTCTTGACCGCCGGAGTTATCGCCGCAGTCGGAGCGGGTTTGTCCCATTGCTCCGGGAGGAGGGAAATATATCTTTGGGGCGAGAGCCAGGTAAATCCGGCGAAGGTCCATTCATGCGGAAAGGTTCTTCCTCTGGAACAAAGGGAGCCCAGGATGATTGA
- a CDS encoding ATP-binding cassette domain-containing protein, with the protein MIELQQVSVIFNPGTQDERRALQEVNLTIQKGDFLTVIGSNGAGKSTLLNVIAGSISPVKGRILIEGKDRTGEAEFRRARVIGRVYQNPLAGTAAEMTVEDNLAIALKKGRKTLRLGLNTKIRSRLRDALAQLDMGLEHRMKENVSRLSGGQRQALTLLMAVLSSPAILLLDEHTAALDPANAEKVMSLTQHFAREYNLSVLMVTHDMAEALAIGNRLIMMDRGEIIYECQGEEKQHLTVDMLVERFRRLRHRDFAGDAALLG; encoded by the coding sequence ATGATTGAGTTACAGCAGGTTTCGGTGATTTTTAATCCGGGGACCCAGGATGAACGGCGGGCCCTTCAGGAGGTGAATCTTACCATTCAAAAAGGGGACTTTCTCACCGTTATTGGATCAAATGGGGCGGGAAAAAGTACGCTCCTTAACGTGATTGCCGGTTCCATCAGTCCGGTAAAGGGGCGCATCTTAATAGAAGGGAAGGACCGCACGGGGGAAGCCGAATTTCGTCGGGCCCGAGTGATTGGCCGGGTGTATCAGAATCCCCTGGCGGGAACCGCCGCGGAGATGACCGTGGAAGACAACTTGGCAATTGCGCTCAAAAAAGGAAGAAAAACCCTCAGGCTTGGGTTAAACACGAAGATCCGTAGTCGTCTTCGGGATGCCCTTGCCCAGCTTGATATGGGGCTAGAGCATCGCATGAAGGAAAATGTGAGTCGCCTCTCCGGCGGCCAACGCCAGGCCTTGACCCTCCTTATGGCGGTTCTCTCCTCGCCGGCCATCCTTCTCTTAGATGAACATACCGCTGCCCTGGATCCGGCGAATGCTGAGAAAGTGATGTCCTTAACCCAACATTTTGCCCGGGAGTATAATCTCTCGGTGCTCATGGTAACCCACGATATGGCAGAGGCCCTTGCTATTGGAAACCGGCTTATCATGATGGACCGGGGAGAAATCATTTACGAATGCCAGGGTGAAGAAAAACAGCACCTTACGGTGGATATGCTGGTAGAACGGTTTCGTCGCCTCCGTCACCGGGACTTTGCGGGGGACGCGGCCCTCCTGGGATAA